A genomic region of Verrucomicrobiia bacterium contains the following coding sequences:
- a CDS encoding efflux RND transporter periplasmic adaptor subunit: MITKSFLSLLLPTVAVSGAMAVLTGCEPKAATTQLPPPPTVTVAPVAQQEIVEWSEFTGRTEPVESVEVRPRVSGYIQEVRFQSGQMVKRGDVLFVIDPRWHQAEFNRREAEAERAQVLLDNAKREADRTVQLLSSKAISTEEGDARIARYHEAQAALLAAQAARDSAKLDLEYTQVCAPIDGRVSRALLTEGNYVSGIAGAATRLTTIVSVDPVYVYADMDEDSLLKFNALARDRQLETNRDGRIPVELQLADEDGFKHQGYIESLDNQLNPGTGSILLRTVFPNDDGRIVPGLFARIRVPLSARHPALLVDERAIGTDQAEKFVLTLTSSNTVAYQSVQLGPYIEGKRVVRSGLRQGESIVVNGLQRVRAGMAVTPQTAVAQAPTEGVQTARR; the protein is encoded by the coding sequence ATGATCACGAAGTCCTTTTTGTCTCTTTTACTCCCGACCGTGGCCGTCAGCGGCGCGATGGCTGTGCTGACGGGCTGTGAGCCCAAGGCGGCCACCACGCAGTTGCCGCCACCACCAACCGTTACCGTGGCTCCGGTGGCCCAGCAGGAAATTGTCGAGTGGAGCGAATTTACCGGCCGCACAGAGCCCGTTGAATCGGTCGAAGTGCGCCCGCGCGTGTCCGGCTACATTCAGGAGGTTCGCTTTCAGTCCGGCCAGATGGTGAAGCGGGGCGACGTGTTGTTCGTCATTGATCCGCGCTGGCACCAGGCGGAATTCAACCGGCGCGAGGCCGAGGCCGAGCGCGCTCAGGTGTTGCTCGACAACGCCAAGCGGGAGGCGGATCGCACGGTGCAGTTGCTCTCCAGCAAGGCGATTTCGACGGAGGAGGGGGACGCGCGCATTGCCCGTTACCATGAAGCGCAGGCCGCCTTGCTCGCGGCGCAAGCCGCCCGCGATTCGGCAAAGCTCGATCTTGAATACACCCAGGTGTGCGCACCCATTGACGGGCGGGTCAGCCGGGCGTTGCTGACCGAGGGCAACTACGTCAGTGGCATTGCGGGCGCCGCCACGCGCCTGACCACCATTGTCTCGGTGGACCCGGTTTACGTGTATGCGGACATGGATGAAGACTCGCTGCTCAAGTTCAACGCCCTCGCGCGTGACCGACAGCTCGAAACGAATCGTGATGGCCGGATTCCCGTGGAACTGCAACTCGCCGACGAGGACGGATTCAAGCATCAGGGCTATATCGAATCGCTGGACAACCAGCTCAATCCCGGCACGGGCAGCATCCTGTTGCGCACAGTGTTTCCGAATGACGACGGCCGCATCGTGCCCGGGCTGTTCGCGCGGATTCGCGTGCCGTTGAGCGCGCGGCACCCAGCGTTGTTGGTGGATGAGCGCGCCATCGGCACGGACCAGGCGGAAAAGTTTGTCCTGACGCTGACGTCGTCCAACACCGTGGCCTACCAATCCGTGCAACTTGGACCCTACATCGAGGGGAAACGTGTCGTGCGATCCGGGCTGCGGCAGGGCGAGAGCATCGTGGTGAACGGGCTGCAACGCGTCCGCGCGGGCATGGCCGTGACACCCCAAACCGCGGTGGCCCAGGCTCCAACGGAAGGCGTGCAAACCGCCCGCCGGTAA
- a CDS encoding TetR/AcrR family transcriptional regulator gives MEAVSELIWTGSYGSTTIDQICEKAGVKKGSFYYFFESKADLAMAALEADWDRHRPELDSLFSPTVPPLERLRRYCDFVYRFQVAKQQRYGCVLGCPLHSVGAEVCTQEDRLRAKISEVLEYKRKYLESAIRDAAAADLIDAPDAAAKSRTLFAYYQGLVTEARIQNNLEILRDALRGTFDLLGVKTAGPVSA, from the coding sequence ATGGAAGCCGTCAGCGAGTTGATTTGGACAGGTTCCTACGGCAGCACGACGATTGACCAGATCTGTGAAAAGGCCGGCGTAAAGAAGGGCAGCTTTTACTATTTTTTTGAGTCCAAGGCGGACTTGGCGATGGCCGCTTTGGAAGCAGATTGGGATCGGCATCGGCCGGAGCTGGATTCCTTGTTTTCGCCGACGGTTCCGCCGTTGGAGCGGCTGCGCCGCTATTGCGATTTCGTCTACCGGTTCCAAGTGGCTAAACAACAGCGATATGGGTGTGTGCTTGGCTGTCCGCTTCACTCGGTGGGGGCAGAGGTCTGCACGCAGGAAGACCGGTTGCGTGCTAAGATCAGCGAGGTGCTTGAATACAAGCGCAAGTATCTCGAAAGCGCCATTCGGGACGCCGCTGCGGCCGACCTGATTGACGCGCCGGATGCGGCCGCAAAATCGCGCACGTTATTTGCATATTACCAAGGGCTCGTCACCGAGGCGCGCATTCAGAACAACTTGGAAATTCTGCGAGATGCGCTGCGCGGCACGTTCGATTTGCTGGGCGTCAAGACAGCCGGGCCGGTTTCGGCCTGA